One segment of Trueperaceae bacterium DNA contains the following:
- a CDS encoding heavy metal-binding domain-containing protein, with protein MIVTTTHSVEGRPVREYLGLVTGETILGANILRDFMAGIRDIIGGRSALYEQSLREAKENALAEMRQAAQELGADAVLGVDLDYESITFGQGGGMLMVTASGTAVKL; from the coding sequence ATGATCGTCACGACCACCCACAGCGTCGAGGGCAGGCCGGTCCGCGAGTACCTCGGGCTCGTCACCGGGGAGACGATCCTCGGGGCCAACATCCTGCGCGACTTCATGGCCGGGATCCGCGACATCATCGGCGGACGCAGCGCGCTGTACGAGCAGAGCCTGCGGGAAGCGAAGGAGAACGCGCTCGCCGAGATGCGGCAGGCGGCGCAGGAGCTCGGCGCCGACGCGGTGCTCGGCGTCGACCTCGACTACGAGTCCATCACGTTCGGCCAGGGCGGCGGCATGCTCATGGTCACCGCCTCCGGCACGGCGGTGAAGCTGTAG